Proteins encoded together in one Deltaproteobacteria bacterium window:
- a CDS encoding helix-turn-helix transcriptional regulator produces MVRALAETFGALSDPTRVRIISVLTGQELCVFDLARLLGLTGSAVSHQLRLLRGQRLVKYRKEGKIAFYSLDDDHIRHLMEECIKHVTVE; encoded by the coding sequence ATGGTTCGCGCCCTTGCCGAAACCTTCGGCGCGCTTAGCGACCCCACCCGCGTCCGTATCATTTCCGTCCTGACGGGACAGGAACTCTGCGTGTTCGACCTGGCCCGCCTGCTGGGCCTTACCGGTTCCGCCGTATCGCACCAGCTGCGGCTTCTGCGCGGCCAACGCCTGGTCAAGTACCGCAAGGAAGGCAAGATCGCCTTTTATTCTCTGGACGACGACCATATACGACACCTCATGGAAGAGTGCATCAAACACGTCACCGTGGAATGA